One Symphalangus syndactylus isolate Jambi chromosome 10, NHGRI_mSymSyn1-v2.1_pri, whole genome shotgun sequence genomic region harbors:
- the MSL2 gene encoding E3 ubiquitin-protein ligase MSL2 isoform X1, translated as MNPVNATALYISASRLVLNYDPGDPKAFTEINRLLPYFRQSLSCCVCGHLLQDPIAPTNSTCQHYVCKTCKGKKMMMKPSCSWCKDYEQFEENKQLSILVNCYKKLCEYITQTTLARDIIEAVDCSSDILALLNDGSLFCEETEKPSDSSFTLCLTHSPLPSTSEPTTDPQASLSPMSESTLSIAIGSSVINGLPTYNGLSIDRFGINIPSPEHSNTIDVCNTVDIKTEDLSDSLPPVCDTVATDLCSTGIDICSFSEDIKPGDSLLLSVEEVLRSLETVSNTEVCCPNLQPNLEATVSNGPFLQLSSQSLSHNVFMSTSPALHGLSCTAATPKIAKLNRKRSRSESDSEKVQPLPISTIIRGPTLGASAPVTVKRESKISLQPIATVPNGGTTPKISKTVLLSTKSMKKSHEHGSKKSHSKTKPGILKKDKAVKEKIPSHHFMPGSPTKAVYKKPQEKKGCKCGRATQNPSVLTCRGQRCPCYSNRKACLDCICRGCQNSYMANGEKKLEAFAVPEKALEQTRLTLGINVTSIAVRNASTSTSVINVTGSPVTTFLAASTHDDKSLDEAIDMRFDC; from the coding sequence GACATTTGCTACAAGATCCTATTGCACCCACCAACTCCACCTGCCAACATTATGTCTGCAAAACTTGTAAAGGCAAGAAAATGATGATGAAACCTTCCTGTAGCTGGTGCAAAGACTATGAGCAGTTTGAGGAAAACAAGCAGTTAAGCATCCTAGTGAACTGCTACAAAAAACTATGCGAGTATATAACACAGACTACACTGGCACGGGATATAATAGAAGCAGTTGACTGTTCTTCCGATATTTTGGCTTTGCTTAATGATGGATCATTGTTTTGTGAGGAGACAGAAAAACCGTCAGATTCATCCTTTACTTTGTGTTTGACACATTCCCCTTTACCTTCAACCTCAGAACCCACAACTGATCCTCAAGCTAGTTTATCTCCAATGTCTGAAAGCACCCTCAGCATTGCTATTGGCAGTTCTGTTATCAATGGTTTGCCTACTTATAATGGGCTTTCAATAGATAGATTTGGTATAAATATTCCTTCACCTGAACATTCAAATACGATTGACGTATGTAATACTGTTGATATAAAAACTGAGGATCTGTCTGACAGCCTGCCACCCGTTTGTGACACGGTAGCCACTGACTTATGTTCCACAGGCATTGATATCTGCAGTTTCAGTGAAGATATAAAACCTGGAGACTCTCTGTTACTGAGTGTTGAGGAAGTACTCCGCAGCTTAGAAACTGTTTCAAATACAGAGGTCTGTTGCCCTAATTTGCAGCCGAACTTGGAAGCCACTGTATCCAATGGACCTTTTCTGCAGCTTTCTTCCCAGTCTCTTAGCCATAATGTTTTTATGTCCACCAGTCCTGCACTTCATGGGTTATCATGTACAGCAGCAACTCCGAAGATAGCAAAATTGAATAGAAAACGATCCAGATCAGAGAGCGACAGTGAGAAAGTTCAGCCACTTCCAATTTCTACCATTATCCGAGGCCCAACACTGGGGGCATCTGCTCCTGTGACAGTGAAACGGGAGAGCAAAATTTCTCTTCAACCTATAGCAACTGTTCCCAATGGAGGCACAACGCCTAAAATCAGCAAAACTGTACTTTTATCTACTAAAAGCATGAAAAAGAGTCACGAACATGGATCCAAGAAATCTCACTCTAAAACCAAGCCAGGTATtcttaaaaaagacaaagcagtAAAGGAAAAGATTCCTAGTCATCATTTTATGCCAGGAAGTCCTACCAAGGCTGTGTACAAAAAACCCCAGGAAAAGAAAGGGTGTAAATGTGGGCGTGCTACTCAAAATCCAAGTGTTCTTACATGCCGAGGCCAACGCTGCCCTTGCTACTCTAACCGCAAAGCCTGCTTAGATTGTATATGTCGTGGCTGCCAAAACTCCTATATGGCCAATGGGGAGAAGAAGCTGGAGGCATTTGCCGTGCCAGAAAAGGCCTTGGAGCAGACCAGGCTCACTTTGGGCATTAACGTGACTAGCATTGCTGTGCGTAACGCTAGTACCAGCACCAGTGTAATAAATGTCACAGGGTCCCCAGTAACGACGTTTTTAGCTGCCAGTACACATGATGATAAAAGTTTGGATGAAGCTATAGACATGAGATTCGACTGTTAA
- the MSL2 gene encoding E3 ubiquitin-protein ligase MSL2 isoform X2 yields MMMKPSCSWCKDYEQFEENKQLSILVNCYKKLCEYITQTTLARDIIEAVDCSSDILALLNDGSLFCEETEKPSDSSFTLCLTHSPLPSTSEPTTDPQASLSPMSESTLSIAIGSSVINGLPTYNGLSIDRFGINIPSPEHSNTIDVCNTVDIKTEDLSDSLPPVCDTVATDLCSTGIDICSFSEDIKPGDSLLLSVEEVLRSLETVSNTEVCCPNLQPNLEATVSNGPFLQLSSQSLSHNVFMSTSPALHGLSCTAATPKIAKLNRKRSRSESDSEKVQPLPISTIIRGPTLGASAPVTVKRESKISLQPIATVPNGGTTPKISKTVLLSTKSMKKSHEHGSKKSHSKTKPGILKKDKAVKEKIPSHHFMPGSPTKAVYKKPQEKKGCKCGRATQNPSVLTCRGQRCPCYSNRKACLDCICRGCQNSYMANGEKKLEAFAVPEKALEQTRLTLGINVTSIAVRNASTSTSVINVTGSPVTTFLAASTHDDKSLDEAIDMRFDC; encoded by the coding sequence ATGATGATGAAACCTTCCTGTAGCTGGTGCAAAGACTATGAGCAGTTTGAGGAAAACAAGCAGTTAAGCATCCTAGTGAACTGCTACAAAAAACTATGCGAGTATATAACACAGACTACACTGGCACGGGATATAATAGAAGCAGTTGACTGTTCTTCCGATATTTTGGCTTTGCTTAATGATGGATCATTGTTTTGTGAGGAGACAGAAAAACCGTCAGATTCATCCTTTACTTTGTGTTTGACACATTCCCCTTTACCTTCAACCTCAGAACCCACAACTGATCCTCAAGCTAGTTTATCTCCAATGTCTGAAAGCACCCTCAGCATTGCTATTGGCAGTTCTGTTATCAATGGTTTGCCTACTTATAATGGGCTTTCAATAGATAGATTTGGTATAAATATTCCTTCACCTGAACATTCAAATACGATTGACGTATGTAATACTGTTGATATAAAAACTGAGGATCTGTCTGACAGCCTGCCACCCGTTTGTGACACGGTAGCCACTGACTTATGTTCCACAGGCATTGATATCTGCAGTTTCAGTGAAGATATAAAACCTGGAGACTCTCTGTTACTGAGTGTTGAGGAAGTACTCCGCAGCTTAGAAACTGTTTCAAATACAGAGGTCTGTTGCCCTAATTTGCAGCCGAACTTGGAAGCCACTGTATCCAATGGACCTTTTCTGCAGCTTTCTTCCCAGTCTCTTAGCCATAATGTTTTTATGTCCACCAGTCCTGCACTTCATGGGTTATCATGTACAGCAGCAACTCCGAAGATAGCAAAATTGAATAGAAAACGATCCAGATCAGAGAGCGACAGTGAGAAAGTTCAGCCACTTCCAATTTCTACCATTATCCGAGGCCCAACACTGGGGGCATCTGCTCCTGTGACAGTGAAACGGGAGAGCAAAATTTCTCTTCAACCTATAGCAACTGTTCCCAATGGAGGCACAACGCCTAAAATCAGCAAAACTGTACTTTTATCTACTAAAAGCATGAAAAAGAGTCACGAACATGGATCCAAGAAATCTCACTCTAAAACCAAGCCAGGTATtcttaaaaaagacaaagcagtAAAGGAAAAGATTCCTAGTCATCATTTTATGCCAGGAAGTCCTACCAAGGCTGTGTACAAAAAACCCCAGGAAAAGAAAGGGTGTAAATGTGGGCGTGCTACTCAAAATCCAAGTGTTCTTACATGCCGAGGCCAACGCTGCCCTTGCTACTCTAACCGCAAAGCCTGCTTAGATTGTATATGTCGTGGCTGCCAAAACTCCTATATGGCCAATGGGGAGAAGAAGCTGGAGGCATTTGCCGTGCCAGAAAAGGCCTTGGAGCAGACCAGGCTCACTTTGGGCATTAACGTGACTAGCATTGCTGTGCGTAACGCTAGTACCAGCACCAGTGTAATAAATGTCACAGGGTCCCCAGTAACGACGTTTTTAGCTGCCAGTACACATGATGATAAAAGTTTGGATGAAGCTATAGACATGAGATTCGACTGTTAA